Proteins encoded in a region of the Clostridium beijerinckii genome:
- the scfB gene encoding thioether cross-link-forming SCIFF peptide maturase — MSLIHKFKQGENYFVLDVNTGAVHVVDELVYDILDDSQLRNKKEILQELKGKYDEEEISEAYDEIQELAEEGILYSEDQYEEIAHSSMDDRDYIKAICLNVIHGCNLRCKYCFADEGEYHGHGGVMSADTAKKAIDYVIKRSGPRKNIEIDLFGGEPTLIMDTIKDIIKYARDNEEKWGKRVRFTMTTNATLLTPDMMDYMDKEMGNIILSLDGRKEVNDNVRIKPDKSGSFDDIVPNIKEMIKRRTKGKTYYVRGTFTRENTDFYEDVMAMVNEGFRELSIEPVVLENGHPLSLREEDIDTIFENYDKLYEEMARRKREGNDEFKFYHFNIDLQGGPCVYKRISGCGAGFEYVAITPQGEVYPCHQFVGKEEFKLGSIHEDTYNGELAQKFKKAHIYNKPKCRECWAKFYCSGGCQANNFNFNGDMNIPYEIGCKMQKKRIECAIALKAEEN, encoded by the coding sequence TTGTCTTTAATACATAAATTTAAACAAGGCGAAAATTATTTTGTTTTAGATGTGAATACAGGAGCTGTTCATGTTGTAGATGAACTAGTTTATGATATATTAGATGATAGCCAATTAAGAAATAAGAAAGAAATATTACAGGAACTTAAAGGAAAATATGATGAAGAAGAGATTTCAGAGGCTTATGATGAAATTCAAGAGTTAGCTGAAGAAGGGATTTTATATTCAGAAGATCAATATGAAGAAATAGCTCATAGCTCTATGGATGATAGAGATTACATAAAGGCTATCTGTTTAAATGTAATTCATGGATGTAACCTTAGATGTAAGTACTGTTTTGCTGACGAGGGTGAATATCATGGACATGGTGGAGTCATGAGTGCAGACACAGCAAAAAAAGCAATTGACTATGTGATTAAAAGAAGTGGGCCAAGAAAAAATATAGAAATAGATTTATTTGGTGGAGAGCCAACTTTAATTATGGACACAATAAAAGATATAATTAAATATGCTAGGGATAACGAAGAAAAATGGGGAAAGAGAGTAAGATTTACAATGACCACTAATGCTACTCTATTAACTCCAGATATGATGGATTATATGGATAAAGAAATGGGAAATATAATTCTTTCGTTAGATGGCAGAAAAGAAGTTAATGATAATGTTAGAATTAAGCCAGATAAAAGCGGTTCTTTTGATGATATAGTTCCAAATATCAAGGAAATGATTAAGAGAAGAACTAAAGGAAAAACTTATTATGTAAGAGGAACGTTCACAAGAGAAAATACAGATTTTTATGAAGATGTAATGGCAATGGTTAATGAAGGGTTTAGAGAGTTATCTATAGAACCAGTTGTTTTAGAAAATGGACATCCACTTTCATTAAGAGAAGAAGATATAGATACAATCTTTGAAAACTATGACAAGCTATATGAAGAAATGGCAAGAAGAAAACGCGAAGGAAATGATGAATTTAAATTCTATCATTTTAATATAGACCTTCAAGGTGGACCATGTGTTTACAAGAGAATTTCTGGATGCGGTGCAGGATTTGAATATGTAGCTATAACTCCTCAAGGAGAAGTGTATCCATGTCATCAATTTGTTGGAAAAGAAGAGTTTAAGTTAGGAAGTATACACGAAGATACTTATAATGGAGAATTAGCTCAAAAATTTAAGAAAGCACATATATATAATAAGCCTAAATGTAGGGAGTGCTGGGCAAAATTCTATTGTAGTGGTGGATGCCAAGCTAACAATTTTAATTTTAATGGGGATATGAACATTCCTTATGAAATTGGATGTAAGATGCAAAAGAAGAGAATTGAATGTGCAATTGCGTTAAAAGCTGAAGAAAATTAA
- the scfA gene encoding six-cysteine ranthipeptide SCIFF, giving the protein MKHIKTINKTNIKNSLCKPGCKECANSCQSACKTSCTVANLECEN; this is encoded by the coding sequence ATGAAACATATAAAAACTATAAACAAAACAAACATTAAAAATAGTTTATGTAAGCCAGGATGCAAAGAATGTGCAAATTCATGTCAATCAGCTTGTAAGACATCTTGCACAGTTGCAAACTTAGAATGTGAAAACTAA
- a CDS encoding PTS transporter subunit EIIB, whose amino-acid sequence MNTDFDKIARELFDLVGSEENILFVENCMTRLRLRLKDTKKVDVGILKKIESVRGVVETREQFQIIIDNTVAKILISEFINIYRTRK is encoded by the coding sequence ATGAACACAGATTTTGATAAGATAGCAAGGGAACTTTTTGATTTGGTTGGATCAGAAGAAAATATTTTGTTTGTAGAAAATTGTATGACTAGATTAAGATTGAGATTGAAGGACACTAAAAAAGTGGATGTTGGAATTTTGAAAAAGATAGAAAGTGTACGTGGAGTTGTAGAGACAAGGGAACAATTTCAAATTATTATTGATAATACTGTTGCAAAGATATTAATTAGTGAGTTTATTAATATATATAGGACAAGAAAATAA